The DNA segment GCCAAGAGTGACGACGAATCCAGCAGCATCTTAGCTCAGATCCGTAAAGGTGTCAAATTGAGGCAAGTCCCACCCAAGGAAAGGAAAGACCAGGAGGAGATCTCTGCCTCCAGAGATCCTCTGACCAGGAGCATCTATGAGGCGCTTCGACGGATAAAAGAAGCCTCGCCCGAGTCCGACTCGGAGGACGATGGGCTGGGTGGGCTGGACTGGGAAAGTTAAGCTTTGAGACTACTAATGGGAGTCTATTTCCGTCTCTAAAGGTACGTTCTACTGTACCCTATTGGGATGATTATTTGACCCTTTCCAGGTCCAGAAAATGGCACTGGCATGTTCCCTACagcactccattttttttattgtacctTTGAAGGTAAAACTTACTTTACAGACACTACACACAAGGCAAAAGAGGGGGATGGGTTGTACTAAGTATCACCAAATGTAGGTCACATTGTTCATTTATATTCTTATTTTCCACATGGCTTATAATTATTGTCACATTATAACCATGCCATATTTATATGTAGCTAACCAATAGTGGTCTCACACAGTTCCATCCTTCCGTTTAAGCACTGGACTGACTCTTAAAAATGATATGAAAaaaccttaagaaaaaaaaatgtgtcttgacATTAACAAAAATCCTTTATGGGCAGGGTTTGTAAATTGGGGTCATCTGGATTATAAGAATCGAAATCCCACTGAGATTTAACATcaccaactataaccataaaaCATTACAACTGTTACCATCTTTAATATTTTCCATGTCAGTTTGTGCAGACAATATAGTATAAAGGCAAACTGCTCGTCTAATATGACATTGCACACAAGCAGTAAATCCTCACTCATCTTGATACATCCCCCCTCCCCCTCATGTCCTCTACTAGCTTCATCACCCCCATGTTCCTCATCCAGCGAGGGTGACCATCTGCTTAACTGCAGCATATGAGATAATAGAACTGTTGGAGATGCGGAGAGGCAATTTGGGGAGTTCAAGAAAAACATTCCACGTGAAAGCTTTACAAAAAGGAGTAAGAGATTCCCCATCTTTGTATAGAAAGTGGAAGGCCCTTCTTCACTGGTGACTGATATCCACCTTCTCCCATGACTTTTttctccacacacacatacttgaGTAGGCAGTCACGCTCAGTTGGATGTCTCTTACTCACACACTACCCACACGCTGAGGTGTCTGCCAACGTGTGCAGAAAGATTCATAGCTAACATGCAGGCCGCGTAATGCTGCTATTTCACTTCTCCACTCAATTGGAGGgcacttaaagaaaaaaagcgttTGGACTCAAAGCCATTGACCATTTTGGATTTTGAGTTTGCCTACCATCTTCAAGGGGCAGGTGTGGAAATTCGAACCTAAATTTCAGTACTATGAGGCAAACGTGCTAAACACTTAACGACTGTGCCGCCATTGGTCAATTTAATCCATGCAGTGTCTTCCATAAAGTTTTTAAGTGTACCTTCTCCATTAGCACTATAATAGATTGAATTAATTTGTGTATGGTAAGTTGATTGTGCTTTAGTTCACattgatcatttaaaaatagaaaaatgtcgCTTCTCATTGAGGAGAGCGATTCCAGCATGGACTCATGGTGTTCACAAGCGCTTGTTGTCTAAAGCCGCTAAAAGTCCTAACAAGGTTTGAAGTGGGTGTTCTGTCAATGTCAGCACATGCATGAGATCAAACACCAGGCACATTCCATTGTACTAAATAAGTACACAcatttaggttaaaaaaaatgtaataaactgAAATTTTATCTCAGATGAGGATCACAAATTTTTTCTCTTGAACTAGAAAACCAATCCACGGGCTTGAGCTTGTAAAGCACTTTGATTCAAACAACATGCTCTCTTTTCTACACCTAACAAGAACTTTATTGTAACTTGAGCTTATTTTATCTACTGTGCATGTCATTCATTGCATAATGTTTGCCCTTTATCTTCCTAAGCATTTTCAGCCAAATGTGCACATTTCTATCACGTACGACTAGCCCGCGGCCTATGCTATGCCAATGTAAAGAAATTCACTCTAACTTGAACATGCACCTTGCAATGCAACATTTATATGCTTCCACATCATGTCCCAAATACTTTTCTTCTGTTGTTAAACTTACaaagtattttgtttgtttagcagtttattttttataattttgtcCTGCATTTCAATAAAACCTTGCAATGCAAATATAATAAGATTGGGTTTTTGGGGTAATTTCTCTTTTGCCCTCTTGATTATAAGTTCTATTTTTCCTGTCTGCAAAGGTGAATTTGTAATGTTTCTAAATGATCAGCCTTCAAACACAAGTATCCTGAGGTACGTCTTTAATATCATGAGttcaaaattactttaaatagtcaaaaatattgCCAGTCTTCTCATACCTCTAATTACAATAATGATAACTACATTAAATACCATACAttacaaaacaagaaaacaaaaagcttcTTATATTCACTACTGTACAAAGGCATTCGTCAGCAATAAGCATCTTATAATAAGGTATTCCACCTCAAAAGTCAACATTTGGGTAACATGGGCCTTATTCCAGTGTATTAACCTGTGAAACTAACTAGTTTAAGTAGAGAATTATAATGTGAAAGTCCAAATTTAAATACATCATGTGATTAAAAAGTGTGGTTACACAGTGGAAACAAGGTGCTCAATTAATTACATGAGTTAGGACTGTAGAAGTTGCAGCATTTGTGTatgattcaacaaaaaaaaggagacgtTGATAGTCAAAGGCAAGTGTTTCCAGAAGCCATGGATTTAGAATAACAACCAACTCGGTATATATAAGTAAGAGTATTGCACTGTGATGCATTTTCAGTATACTGTAGATATAGACAAGAGTTGCCATCATTTGCTTATGAAGTCAATTCTACAATAATGCTTTTCCATGGACTGATACACAACAATAAGTCACTGCagggtttttactgcatttgCCTTCCAATCATTTACATGAGTACAAAGTTTGTCGTATATGGTTCTCTAATTATATATCACTAAAATATCCAGtgtaaaatacaaacaaaaaaaatcaaatcaaataaactaACCGTGTTCACCCATTGGAGTGAAAAGCTGTGGCCAGAAAATCTCACACAATTAAAGTAGATAGAACACTCTTAAAGCCCTTCGAAATGCACCACTTTGACCAGCTGGGCTGCCACACAGGTTAGCGGTCAAAAGCCGTACACTTCCTGTTGTTGGGGGTGTGAATCAGCTGCATTGATGTGTTTGCGCTCCACTTGAAGAAATATACCTGATACAATGACATAGAGGTGTTGTACAGAGCCTGTCTGGTATTGCtcggtgtgcgtgtgtgtgtgcgcatgtggaCAATTGTTGTCCTCgtcccaccccccaaaaatacaaccACTCTCCCATAAGCACAGACACACTTTTTATGTACACATTTTCGGGATATATCCACTGGCCTGTGCACGGAAGGCACACTTTTTAAGCAGAAGGTCAGAAGCTCCGCGcaaacatacacactcacacacgccACACTGAGTTTGGCAGGAAGACAGCTCAGTTGCCCGCAAAGGTGGAAGCAGTCTGGACGCGAGACACTCGCCTGCCCGCTCTGACGGTATCGCATGGCCTTCCCAAAATTTCCGAGGCGTACATCGTCTAACAAGAAGCAGGGATTTTACATGGAGGGCAAATACAGCAGATGGTGTGGAAAACTACAAAGTAGTGATTGAATCATCTATTCATAGTGGGTGCCAATCTTGACTTAAGAGTAAATTTGAAGTACCAGTGAACTTGGGCACCATGAagtcccaaaaaaatcatccacTTCTCATTTACAATTAGACTGCTAAAGGTCAAGGCCCCATAGAGTTTTTGCTCCATATATAAAAATTCACTGCTGTCACAAGGGATGCAAGTACTGCAAGCGGTGGATCATCGTATTGGAACTCAGTTTATTGACAGCTCTGTGTGTCGTGATTTGGGAGCATCCGTGATGtccctttgtattttttattttttttatgtggagaGTCATCCTTTATTTCTCAGGTACCGCGAAACTTTGTTGCTTCCCCGCGCTGTCGACTCGCTTTGAATCAATGTGGTGAGAGGACGCTGTTTGAGGAGTTTTGGCAGCTTTGGCGACAGAGTCTTAACAGCAATTTAATTCCACATGACTTTTTGACGTTTGTCAGGGGCCGGGAGGGGTGGGGGAGCACTGCTGCAAGCTGTGATGTGGTGTCGTTTTAGCAGTCAAACAACAGATGGCACTGAGGCACAGTTGTTAAGTGGGAGGGCAGAGGTGTGTACGTGGGCGTGTGAGAGTGGCTTGTAATTTGCTTTAGCGGCTAAACGGTCTCTTCACTCAAGCAGAGAATGGAAGAAAATCTGTGTGTGGTTGGTTCTTTTTCCATCGGCAATCAAGAAGTAACCGattattttgttgtcttttgttaaaatcaataaaagaaaCCTGACAGTTTTGTCAAAGTTGAATTTCTGGCCTGAATGATACACATATTCAGCGAGAGTTCAGCAAAGATGAGGCTCTGCATCCATCACTGGGGCCTCAATCCAATTTTGGTTTCCCCGCCCCCCAACTTCAATTTGGCCGTGGTGCGTGGGGAAGGTCGGATGAATGGTCGTATGGCTCTGTAACAAAGACGTGTGGCAGCTCCTTCTCTTAGCTGGCTTCTTCTATGAGGCGGGCCAAAGTGTCTCTGAGCTCGGTCAGCTCGAAGATCTTGCCGTCCAACATCTCCAGCAGCGTTCGCAGGCTCTTCCTAAAGTTCTCTTGCTCCTCCTGATTTTCCTCCATTCGCTGTTCGGCCCCCGCCAGCTGCTGTTCCAGCACCCGACTGCGGAGCTCCGTCTCCTGTGGAGCGAGAGGCAAAAGGCATGATTGTTTGCATCCGCATTGGGTACCCATCAATGATTCATAGCAGTCGAAGGCTCACCTCTAGTTTCTGGGCCAAGGTGTCTTTCTGCTCCATGAGGTCATTCATGTTTTCCAATTCTTCTTTCAGCTTTTCCATTTCCTAGAAAATGACAGAATGGCTTTTAAGTGGTGTCAAACAAGAGTGCAAAATGCCCTTTTGGTCACCAAGTCACCTCTTCTTTTTCCCTCAGGGTTGCCTCCAGCTCTTCGATGGTTTGGTTGAGTTCTGTCTTCTGGGATTTGATGGCCGGGCTTTGGTTGCTCTGGCATTCAAGTTCTGTCACCTACAAAGACAAATAATTGAGGTCCTCTGCAAAATCAATGAAATTTACTCCTTAAACAACTCGCTCATATTCATCTAAACGCTAACGAGAGCCAAAACATTTCTTTACGATTCCATCCAGGCTTCTAATGTTGAGCGCTTCATTTGTACCAAATGGATTTGGCACATCAATAAGAATGAGCTGCCCCCCCCTGGGTGCAAAATGAAACATTCCCGTGCCGCCCCCCGCTTACCCGTTTGTGTAGTCTCTCGGCCTCTTCCTGGTAAGCAGCCAGTTGTTGCTTCCACTGTTTGACGTTGGCAGTGGACTCCAGCAGAGCTGCTGTTAGCTTGGCATTGTTCCCCTTTAGCGCCTCCAACTCAGCTTCCCAGTGTTTTGTCATGGTTGGGCTACAGGACACAATCAAGCACAGGGATCACACAATGACTTCAACACTCACGTTACAATTTAACATCCCGCACACAAATCTTGGAGGGGGTGTAATCTATCTAGCCTTGCATCAATCCACTTATCTAGCCAccaatttttcttttgtctatGTCCATCTGTCGTCCGTTAATCCAGCTGCTTCTCGTCCTTCCATACATCAATCTATAAACCTGCCAACCAATCGAGTCACATGCAACCATTCCTCTTTTGGAAAACCGTCCAAAAGACTGGGAATCTATCTGAGTATCCATTTTGGTTTTAGTCTTGATGTACAAATATCAGTAATTTAACAATTTGATAGTCTTTAATAAgataaatgataaaatgtttGTCGATTTTTACAATATGTGCCACCAAAAAACGAGATAAATGATTCCTTAAGCGATAAGGCATATTGAACCAAGGTCTCAACCCCCAAACTGAGATCTTACCAACAGATCCACTTACCTAACAATCATTTCACCTATCTATTCCTCAATCAGCCATCCATATACCCACCCATCCATCTTTCATCCATTCCGTCGTCCATCTCTTCATCATCTATTAATTCATCCATCTATTATGCAACCGTTATCCATCACCATGCATTGATTCTTACTGTCCACCCTAACAAAGAGTGTGGTGGATGCCAAGCCTGAAAACCAACTCCTCATATACTCGGTAGTATGTATCTAACAAGAGAATGTAATCTGAGATTATACAAACAGACAGCCTGACTCTAAGAGCTAATCTGACCCAGCTCCATGAGAAGACAAGAAGAGCTACCGTTCCCACGCTGCCTAAACTGAAGTCAGGCGAAAACATTACTACAGCATCAGCGACTCTGGTAAGAAAATGTTGCAGTATATATTATGTCTGAAAGCAACTAGGGAGGCGCATGATATGGAAAACGATTGAAAGGCCCACAAAGGTAAAAATAAGACACACAACTATGTATCTGATCTCTTTCTATAATACTCACAGCTTGCCTTTTTCAACCATAAGCAGTCAGATACTAACACCAACCGTCTTTGAACAGACCAGGTCAGTCCATGACCAAGAGTGTTCTATTCTTTTGAATACCATCATCATCACAAACATATGCCAAACTTCACTATTCCCAATAACACCCACTCTGAGAGCAGGAAAGGAGAAAAATCCCTGATCTAATTCTCTCAACACTCCCCCAGTGCCTTCACTTCTTACACAACAGCCGCCCCCTCTTGGAGTCCaagcgtgtctgtgtgtgtgacgCATAGGAGGGAGACGACACTCCATCCTACACATGTGAACTGgcagacacatacacaaatacgcacacacacacacacagatgctgTCACCAAGGCGCGCCAATGTATAAACCCCGCACAGGCGCTCAGAGAGCAGGAGAGCAGCCGAGACGTCAAGAAGTGAAGATAGAGACGGATGGAGAATGCAAAGCAAGCCACGGAGAAAAATGCTCATAATGGCTATTAAATGAGTCTGAATGGAGGCTGAATTTGGGCTCGGGACGAGGTGCACGGTAAGTTCACCTTTATCTCTCAATTCTTAAACGACATTGTTTCACACTGTTATTTCATGGTAATGACGTTTATCTTCTGTTTCCGCTGTATTATAAAGTGTAAGTCTATAAAAATCATAAAGTATGTCAGTAAACTATAAACAAGTTTACCTTTATTGAGTTGTCCAAGTTTTTGTGAATCGTTTACTTTTGCTTACGAGAAGGTACACTTTGTTGTCAATTTGAACGGTTTTGATgttcttttcccccccaaaaaaatcctgaataaaGCATTCACTTTAATGTTTTATGCTTtaatcctctctctctctaaattTGTGTGATTCTGGAGGTTTTCCTGCATCGCACGTGCACTAACGTGCCAGCATCGTCAGGTTAGTTCTTCCCCCGTCACAGAGTACCTCCAAGAAGCAGTTGCCATGGCAGCAGCAGCGGAGGAGGGCGCTCACGGCACTATGACGTTTGGCATACGCAACGCCCCCGCTCACTCAAGACTGCAGCcgaaaaaatggaaagaaactcCGCGCACCCCTCCAACACGTCAAGTCCAATAAAAGCTGTCTGTCATTCTCCGCTTGCTGCCTCTGCCCTtcgcacccacacacacacacacaggcctaCGTTCGcccaaaaaataacacatttgataCCACACACTAAGTGGAGGCAGCACACAAACACCAACTGATGGCTAGTttaccaagtaaaaaaaaaaagtacactgcTCCAGAGGGACATAATTTCCCATTCAGATAGTATATCACGTCCAAAACTTTGAATGAGCCTCATTCagtatcaaatgaaaaatcaaaatgtaGAAATAAAATGGTCAAATCATTGACATCCATGtgacagaaaaatacaaattttgacTTAaggtgcttttctttttttatcatgtcAGAGTATAATCTAAATTATGAATATTCTGTAAAAACTGATTGCTttccatggtgctgaaagagTAAATAAAGACATTTATCCATCCATGCAACTCATTTCTGAAGTGTTTATCCAATATAGGTTGCCTAATTGAAGTCAAAGTACAAACTGAACCTGTTGCCAGCcaatatatggggaaaaaaaacccattccAACAAAAATTGAAATTCAGGAACAATTTGTAGTCTTCACTCAACTGAGTAACAAAAGCAAATGATAATTTGTTTAGAATGCTGTGGGTTTTTTGTGTTAAACGATTGCTACATGATATATTGCCCAGTGAGACCAATATTTTGTGGGCTAATTGCCTACTCGACATcaattggtttttttttaggacatttaGCGAATTAAGCATAATTCACGATGAAGAGAGAGAATCAGTTCAACAAAGTTGACCATGAAGAACTGTTGCTATTGAAGATTGGTTTTGGGTAAATAGCTTTTAAGCCAATTGAATGACATGACTaaaaaactttgaaaacaaattacaaaTGATTTGTTGCTGCCTCTACAATTCACATTATAAGTGCTGTGATCGAGTATGTCGTCTTCGTCTACCTAACTGGCTCGTCAGCCACTTATATTTCATATGAAACGTTCCTGACAGCACAGAATAAAATACAAGGCAAGGTTAGAATATTGCAGCCATCCttttttgaaatgtgaaaagACAGCAGTTTGCTTGTTATGTCCACACTTGCAATGGCGAATTCCAGAGTGGAGCTTGTCTCCCACGCACACAGCATTAATggacatacgcacacacacacacacacacatttcacacacacactttggtaCAAACCACCCTCACTGCACACAACTTCACTAAAGCCATAAAGAATTCATGATGGAACACTGGGAATTCCAAAGAAATTATGCTTTAGATTCTAAACTCATTTAGAAACATATGATTAAACCCCCACCAAAGGCCTCTGACACGGCCTTTCAATTGTAACTAATGAATGGTATTACATTAGGAGATGGATGTCATTAATTAAGACCACTGAGGAAAATTGAAATGATTGATACAAGATTACAAGGACGGGACAGTAAATGATAGATTCCTTAGAACAGAGCAGCTCAGTTTTGGAaggtttattttaattgtttagtATGTGTTtagtatgagtgtgcatgtgtgtgtgtgtgtgtgtgtgtgtacgcaaGCGAGATATTTTGTACACTCTTTTTCAGTCCATCCTCCTTCCACCGCCCACTCCACAAAATATGTTGTATAAGTCttataaaacaaatgattaacaCCTTTTTAGACATAAACCATTTGACCTTACTCAAAATAATTGAGATTTGATCTCACATTAGCATTTGGATTCAATTAGTACTATTACAAAGAACATAATCCACTGCTAAAAGAAGAAATACAACAGTAGCATGCACTCTTGAATATATAAACACATCATTAGAGTCCTGGTgcatgccaaattattgcatAACACACTAAGTCAAATTGTATATTGATTTGAATGAACAAGTTCAAATGTGAGTCAAAAAGTTCCCTGAAACCAGTTTGAGTCAACTAAACCAATGTAAGTACACTAATATACTGCTATGTCAAAGACATGCCGTGCATATTTAGCAGCTGTTGGTccaattgttttaatttgccTAAAAATGTGTCATATGGTATACAGCAGTATTCAGCCTCGTAATGACAGCCCTATCAGAAGGAGCAGACACGACAAGTCTTAAACTGCTCCCTAGAGGGAAAAGACATGAGAAAAGAGTAATGAATAGAAGAGAACCAATGCCATCCTGACACGGCAACAACgaaatcaaatatatatacatttgttgGCTCATACTAGCCAAAAAATGGCGATATGCCCGTGGTGCGCTTCAAATCGATATTACGGGAAGTGGAGGCCCTGTGTCTGGTGCAACATGACGGACGCCAGCGTGTGCGACGTACCTATGAGCAAAAGCCAGTGCGTTCTGCGACGGTTCCGGTCTGGAGTCGGAGTTAGGGGTCGTGTCGCAGATATCATCCGTGCCGTTGATGTTTTCCATGGGTGGAGTTACAGGGGTCAAAGGTGATGAGAGCTCTCCGCCTGGAGACTCCTTATGTTAAAAAGAAAGTTGAAGTAATCAGTCATCTTTAGTGTAGAAGGAAAGTTACAAATTGCATTTGCTCTAATTGGTGTGACCAAGTAGTTGTCTTTTTGTAACTTGGCgtattttgagtgttttttcattcattccttcattcattttccagactgtttatcctcacaagggtgccagggagtgctggagcctatccc comes from the Stigmatopora nigra isolate UIUO_SnigA chromosome 22, RoL_Snig_1.1, whole genome shotgun sequence genome and includes:
- the LOC144215723 gene encoding homer protein homolog 1-like isoform X2, with the protein product MGEQPIYSTRAHVFQIDPNTKKNWLPTSKHAVTVSYFYDSTRNVYRIISLDGTKAIINSTISPNMTFTKTSQKFGQWADSRANTVYGLGFSTEHHLSKFAEKFAEYKEAARLAKEKSQEKMEMATSPSQESPGGELSSPLTPVTPPMENINGTDDICDTTPNSDSRPEPSQNALAFAHSPTMTKHWEAELEALKGNNAKLTAALLESTANVKQWKQQLAAYQEEAERLHKRVTELECQSNQSPAIKSQKTELNQTIEELEATLREKEEEMEKLKEELENMNDLMEQKDTLAQKLEETELRSRVLEQQLAGAEQRMEENQEEQENFRKSLRTLLEMLDGKIFELTELRDTLARLIEEAS
- the LOC144215723 gene encoding homer protein homolog 1-like isoform X1; this translates as MERGDLVIRLPGRSDSATDSKRFGTGFGETLVLRHQEVHNFFFVPFREQPIYSTRAHVFQIDPNTKKNWLPTSKHAVTVSYFYDSTRNVYRIISLDGTKAIINSTISPNMTFTKTSQKFGQWADSRANTVYGLGFSTEHHLSKFAEKFAEYKEAARLAKEKSQEKMEMATSPSQESPGGELSSPLTPVTPPMENINGTDDICDTTPNSDSRPEPSQNALAFAHSPTMTKHWEAELEALKGNNAKLTAALLESTANVKQWKQQLAAYQEEAERLHKRVTELECQSNQSPAIKSQKTELNQTIEELEATLREKEEEMEKLKEELENMNDLMEQKDTLAQKLEETELRSRVLEQQLAGAEQRMEENQEEQENFRKSLRTLLEMLDGKIFELTELRDTLARLIEEAS